The following are encoded in a window of Lactobacillus intestinalis genomic DNA:
- a CDS encoding carboxylate--amine ligase, translated as MTKKFTPILLGSDINVYGMARSFNEAYGIKVKALADIQLAATRYSKIVDVEIHHGFSADPTFMDVMHKKMEIYKNHKEPVILIACGDGYAELLAKHKDELSEVFIVPYIDYDLLEVLISKEGFYETAEKYGLPYPKTKIITMDEYKAKKHLDIPFDYPVELKPEDPVSWLNCQFEGRKKTFTIHDEAELADIVNKIYTHGYKEDLILQDFIPGDDSNMRTLNAYVDKNHQVKMMCLGHPLLEDPTPQSIGNYMTILPEYDEKLYEQVQTFLEKLNYTGMANFDIKYDERDGEYKFFEINLRQGRSSFYVTLNGYNLAKWYIDDYVEDNLKDKKTVYGNKLKSKHVLWLGVPNKIFKEYAVDNEAKRTAEELIHEGRYGTTVFYDKDRNFKRWLLMKYMFHNYYSRYKQYFEVNKGQYFEKKNN; from the coding sequence ATGACTAAGAAGTTTACGCCAATTTTACTTGGCAGTGATATTAATGTGTATGGAATGGCTCGTTCATTTAACGAAGCTTATGGAATTAAGGTTAAAGCACTAGCTGATATTCAACTTGCTGCTACTCGTTATTCAAAAATTGTGGATGTTGAAATCCACCATGGTTTTAGTGCTGATCCAACTTTCATGGATGTAATGCACAAGAAGATGGAAATTTACAAGAATCACAAGGAACCTGTAATTTTGATTGCTTGTGGTGATGGTTATGCAGAACTATTGGCAAAGCATAAGGATGAATTAAGTGAAGTATTCATCGTTCCCTACATTGACTATGATTTGTTGGAAGTCCTTATTTCAAAAGAAGGCTTTTACGAAACTGCAGAAAAGTATGGCTTGCCATATCCAAAGACTAAGATCATTACTATGGATGAATACAAGGCTAAGAAGCACTTAGATATTCCATTTGATTATCCAGTCGAATTAAAGCCAGAAGATCCTGTTTCTTGGCTTAATTGTCAATTTGAAGGTCGTAAGAAGACTTTTACAATTCATGATGAAGCAGAACTTGCTGATATCGTAAATAAGATCTACACTCATGGATATAAAGAAGACTTGATCTTGCAAGACTTTATTCCAGGGGATGACTCTAATATGCGTACTTTGAATGCATATGTTGATAAGAATCACCAAGTAAAGATGATGTGTTTAGGTCACCCACTTCTTGAAGATCCAACTCCTCAATCAATTGGTAACTACATGACCATCTTGCCAGAATATGATGAAAAGTTATACGAACAAGTTCAAACTTTCCTTGAAAAATTGAACTACACTGGTATGGCTAACTTTGATATTAAGTATGATGAACGTGACGGGGAGTACAAGTTCTTCGAAATTAACTTGCGTCAAGGTCGTTCAAGTTTTTATGTAACTTTAAATGGTTACAATTTAGCTAAGTGGTATATTGATGACTACGTAGAAGATAATTTGAAGGATAAGAAGACTGTATATGGTAATAAATTAAAGTCTAAGCACGTTCTTTGGCTTGGAGTACCAAACAAGATCTTTAAGGAATATGCTGTTGATAACGAAGCAAAACGTACAGCAGAAGAATTAATTCATGAAGGTCGCTATGGTACAACTGTCTTTTATGATAAAGATCGCAACTTTAAACGTTGGCTTTTAATGAAATACATGTTCCATAATTACTACTCAAGATACAAGCAATATTTTGAAGTTAACAAAGGACAATACTTCGAAAAGAAGAATAATTAA